A part of Ammospiza caudacuta isolate bAmmCau1 chromosome 5, bAmmCau1.pri, whole genome shotgun sequence genomic DNA contains:
- the GPR22 gene encoding G-protein coupled receptor 22 has translation MCLSPILEVNMQSESNITVRDAIDDIDTNMYQPLSYPLSFQVSLTGFLMLEIVLGLGSNLTVLVLYCMKSNLINSVSNIITMNLHVLDVIICVGCIPLTIVILLLSLESNTALICCFHEACVSFASVSTAINVFAITLDRYDISVKPANRILTMGRAVILMTSIWIISLFSFLIPFIEVNFFSLQSASTWENKTLLCVSTNEYHTELGMYYHILVQIPIFFFTVVVMLITYTKILQALNIRIGTRFTTGQKKKNRKKKTISLTTQHETTDMSHSSAGKNVVFGVRTSVSVIIALRRAVKRHRERRERQKRVFRMSLLIISTFLLCWTPISVLNTTILCLGPSDLLVKLRLCFLVMAYGTTIFHPLLYAFTRQKFQKVLKSKMKKRVVSIVEADPMPNNAVIHNSWIEPKRSKKITFEDSEVRQKCLVPQVVTD, from the coding sequence ATGTGTTTGTCCCCCATTCTGGAAGTCAACATGCAGTCCGAATCTAACATTACAGTTCGAGATGCCATTGATGACATCGATACCAACATGTACCAACCACTGTCATATCCATTAAGCTTTCAAGTTTCTCTCACTGGATTTTTGATGTTAGAAATTGTTTTGGGACTTGGCAGCAACCTCACCGTTCTGGTACTTTACTGTATGAAATCCAACTTAATCAATTCTGTCAGTAACATAATTACAATGAACCTTCATGTACTTGATGTAATAATTTGTGTGGGATGTATTCCTCTAACTATAGTTATCCTTCTGCTTTCACTGGAGAGTAACACTGCTCTCATCTGCTGCTTCCATGAGGCTTGTGTCTCTTTTGCAAGTGTTTCAACTGCAATCAACGTCTTCGCTATCACGCTGGACCGATACGACATCTCTGTAAAACCTGCTAATCGAATCCTGACCATGGGAAGGGCTGTGATATTAATGACATCAATATGGAtcatttcactgttttccttcCTGATTCCTTTCATTGAAGTCAACTTCTTCAGTCTCCAAAGTGCAAGCACTTGGGAAAATAAGACACTTCTGTGCGTGAGTACAAACGAGTACCACACTGAGCTAGGAATGTACTACCACATTCTCGTTCAGATCCcaatatttttcttcactgtTGTAGTAATGCTAATTACATACACCAAAATACTCCAGGCCCTAAATATTCGGATTGGTACAAGATTTACAACAggacaaaagaagaaaaacagaaagaaaaaaactatttcTTTGACCACGCAGCATGAGACTACGGATATGTCCCACAGCAGCGCAGGAAAAAACGTCGTCTTTGGTGTAAGGACTTCCGTGTCCGTCATAATTGCTCTGCGCCGAGCTGTGAaacggcaccgggagcggcgaGAACGGCAAAAGAGAGTCTTCAGAATGTCCCTTCTGATCATCTCCACCTTCCTCCTCTGCTGGACACCCATCTCTGTTTTAAACACCACTATCTTATGTTTGGGCCCAAGTGACCTTTTGGTAAAGTTGAGATTATGTTTTCTAGTAATGGCATATGGAACAACAATATTTCACCCTCTACTTTACGCATTCACGAGGCAAAAGTTTCAGAAAGTTCTGAAAAGTAAGATGAAAAAGCGAGTTGTTTCAATAGTGGAAGCAGATCCCATGCCAAATAACGCTGTAATACACAACTCATGGATAGAGCCTAAAAGGAGCAAAAAGATTACCTTTGAAGACAGCGAAGTAAGACAGAAATGTTTAGTACCTCAGGTTGTCACTGACTAG